In one window of Miscanthus floridulus cultivar M001 chromosome 12, ASM1932011v1, whole genome shotgun sequence DNA:
- the LOC136496554 gene encoding trihelix transcription factor GT-1-like isoform X2 codes for MLLSGPPAAPTPPLLLPESSGEDGGHDSSSRAAAAAGSAPKRRAETWVREETLCLIALRREMDAHFNTSKSNKHLWEAISARMRDQGFDRSPTMCTDKWRNLLKEFKKARSHSRSSGVGSGAGGNGNAKMAYYKEIDDLLKRRGKATGSGSGGCVGSGAAGKSPTSNSKIESYLQFTTDNGFEDANIPFGPVEGTELLPNGRPILSIDDRLEDDRHPLTLTAADAVATNGVNPWNWRDTSTNGGDNHGSFGGRVILVKWGDYTKRIGIDGTPEAIKEAIKSAFGLRTRRAFWLEDEDEVVRALDRDMPIGTYTLNLDDGMTIKLCDGNRMQTPEDKTFYTEEDFRDFLSRRGWTFLREYGGYRNVDSLDDLRPGVMYQGLRSPGD; via the exons ATGCTCCTCTCCGGGCCGCCGGCGGCGCCCACCCCACCGCTGCTCCTCCCGGAGAGCAGCGGCGAGGACGGCGGCCACGATTCCTCCTCCCGCGCGGCGGCAGCGGCTGGATCGGCGCCGAAGAGGCGCGCGGAGACCTGGGTCCGTGAGGAGACCCTCTGCCTCATCGCGCTGCGCCGGGAAATGGACGCCCACTTCAACACCTCCAAGTCCAACAAGCACCTTTGGGAGGCCATCTCCGCCCGGATGCGGGACCAAGGGTTCGACCGCTCCCCGACCATGTGCACCGACAAGTGGCGCAACCTTCTCAAGGAGTTCAAGAAGGCGCGCAGCCACTCTCGGAGCAGCGGTGTCGGCTCCGGCGCTGGAGGGAACGGCAACGCCAAGATGGCGTACTACAAGGAGATCGACGACCTGCTCAAGCGCCGCGGGAAGGCGACGGGAAGCGGCAGTGGCGGCTGCGTTGGCAGTGGTGCTGCCGGGAAGAGCCCCACATCCAATTCCAAGATCGAGTCCTACCTGCAGTTCACCACAGATAACG GCTTTGAGGATGCTAACATTCCCTTTGGTCCTGTGGAAGGTACTGAGCTCCTAC CAAATGGTAGACCAATACTGAGTATCGATGATCGTTTGGAGGATGACAGGCATCCGCTTACCTTGACAGCTGCTGATGCAGTTGCAACCAATGGTGTGAACCCGTGGAATTGGAGAGACACCTCTACTAATG GTGGAGATAATCATGGCAGTTTTGGTGGGAGAGTCATTTTAGTGAAGTGGGGTGATTACACTAAAAGGATTGGAATTGATGGTACTCCTGAAGCAATTAAGGAAGCCATCAAATCAGCATTTGGATTAAGAACAAGGCGTGCTTTCTGgcttgaagatgaagatgaggttgttCGAGCCTTGGACAGGGACATGCCAATTGGAACATACACACTTAATCTTGATGATG GGATGACAATCAAACTCTGTGATGGAAACCGCATGCAGACGCCAGAAGACAAGACATTTTACACTGAAGAGGACTTTCGAGATTTCCTCTCACGGCGTGGTTGGACATTTCTCAGGGAGTACGGAGGCTATAGAAACGTCGATAGCCTTGATGATCTCCGACCTGGTGTGATGTATCAGGGGCTGCGGTCGCCTGGTGATTGA
- the LOC136496554 gene encoding trihelix transcription factor GT-1-like isoform X1 has translation MLLSGPPAAPTPPLLLPESSGEDGGHDSSSRAAAAAGSAPKRRAETWVREETLCLIALRREMDAHFNTSKSNKHLWEAISARMRDQGFDRSPTMCTDKWRNLLKEFKKARSHSRSSGVGSGAGGNGNAKMAYYKEIDDLLKRRGKATGSGSGGCVGSGAAGKSPTSNSKIESYLQFTTDNGFEDANIPFGPVEANGRPILSIDDRLEDDRHPLTLTAADAVATNGVNPWNWRDTSTNGGDNHGSFGGRVILVKWGDYTKRIGIDGTPEAIKEAIKSAFGLRTRRAFWLEDEDEVVRALDRDMPIGTYTLNLDDGMTIKLCDGNRMQTPEDKTFYTEEDFRDFLSRRGWTFLREYGGYRNVDSLDDLRPGVMYQGLRSPGD, from the exons ATGCTCCTCTCCGGGCCGCCGGCGGCGCCCACCCCACCGCTGCTCCTCCCGGAGAGCAGCGGCGAGGACGGCGGCCACGATTCCTCCTCCCGCGCGGCGGCAGCGGCTGGATCGGCGCCGAAGAGGCGCGCGGAGACCTGGGTCCGTGAGGAGACCCTCTGCCTCATCGCGCTGCGCCGGGAAATGGACGCCCACTTCAACACCTCCAAGTCCAACAAGCACCTTTGGGAGGCCATCTCCGCCCGGATGCGGGACCAAGGGTTCGACCGCTCCCCGACCATGTGCACCGACAAGTGGCGCAACCTTCTCAAGGAGTTCAAGAAGGCGCGCAGCCACTCTCGGAGCAGCGGTGTCGGCTCCGGCGCTGGAGGGAACGGCAACGCCAAGATGGCGTACTACAAGGAGATCGACGACCTGCTCAAGCGCCGCGGGAAGGCGACGGGAAGCGGCAGTGGCGGCTGCGTTGGCAGTGGTGCTGCCGGGAAGAGCCCCACATCCAATTCCAAGATCGAGTCCTACCTGCAGTTCACCACAGATAACG GCTTTGAGGATGCTAACATTCCCTTTGGTCCTGTGGAAG CAAATGGTAGACCAATACTGAGTATCGATGATCGTTTGGAGGATGACAGGCATCCGCTTACCTTGACAGCTGCTGATGCAGTTGCAACCAATGGTGTGAACCCGTGGAATTGGAGAGACACCTCTACTAATG GTGGAGATAATCATGGCAGTTTTGGTGGGAGAGTCATTTTAGTGAAGTGGGGTGATTACACTAAAAGGATTGGAATTGATGGTACTCCTGAAGCAATTAAGGAAGCCATCAAATCAGCATTTGGATTAAGAACAAGGCGTGCTTTCTGgcttgaagatgaagatgaggttgttCGAGCCTTGGACAGGGACATGCCAATTGGAACATACACACTTAATCTTGATGATG GGATGACAATCAAACTCTGTGATGGAAACCGCATGCAGACGCCAGAAGACAAGACATTTTACACTGAAGAGGACTTTCGAGATTTCCTCTCACGGCGTGGTTGGACATTTCTCAGGGAGTACGGAGGCTATAGAAACGTCGATAGCCTTGATGATCTCCGACCTGGTGTGATGTATCAGGGGCTGCGGTCGCCTGGTGATTGA
- the LOC136496555 gene encoding mitotic spindle checkpoint protein MAD2: MASRTASKDIITLRGSAAIVSEFFGYAANSILYNRAVYPEESFTKVKKYGLTMLLTQDEGVKNFIASLTSQLSEWLEAGKLQRIVLVIMSKATSEVLERWNFNIVTDAEVVEKGAIKEKSDKEIMREIQAIMRQIASCITYLPCLDEPCVFDVLAYTDTDVDAPGTWVESDAKLIDNPQMIKLHSFDTKIHKVDTLVSYKKDEWDEE; the protein is encoded by the exons ATGGCGTCGCGGACGGCGTCCAAGGATATCATCACGCTGCGAGGCTCCGCCGCCATCGTCAGCGAGTTCTTCG GATACGCGGCGAATAG CATCCTCTACAACCGCGCGGTGTACCCGGAGGAGAGCTTCACCAAGGTGAAGAAATACGGGCTCACCATGCTGCTCACGCAGGACGAGGGGGTGAAGAACTTCATCGCCAGCCTCACCTCCCAGCTCTCAG AGTGGCTGGAGGCCGGGAAGCTGCAGCGGATTGTGCTGGTGATAATGAGCAAAGCCACCAGCGAGGTTCTCGAGCGATGGAACTTCAACATCGTCACTGACGCCGAGGTCGTCGAGAAGGG GGCCATCAAGGAGAAGAGCGACAAGGAGATCATGAGGGAGATTCAGGCCATCATGCGCCAGATCGCCTCCTGCATCACCTACCTCCCCTGCCTCGACGAGCCAT GCGTGTTCGACGTGCTGGCCTACACGGACACGGACGTCGACGCTCCGGGCACCTGGGTCGAGAGCGACGCCAAACTCATCGACAACCCGCAGATGATTAAGCTACACTCCTTCGACACGAAG ATTCATAAGGTGGACACGCTGGTGTCGTACAAGAAGGACGAGTGGGACGAGGAGTGA